From Cellulophaga lytica DSM 7489, a single genomic window includes:
- a CDS encoding exonuclease domain-containing protein: MYVILDIETTGGKFNEEGITEIAIHRFDGHKVVDKFISLVNPEKEIQPFVVKLTGINDKMLRTAPKFYEIAKRIVEITEDAVLVAHNAQFDYRILRTEFRRLGYNFERKTLCTVNLSKELIPDKESYSLGKLVRSLGIPVSDRHRANGDALATLQLFKLLLAKDSNKSIIKTVIKEGSMGELSDRQINLVEQLPNDTGVYYMYDKDGDLIFLGRSTDIKKKVNKHFTGVSNVAKKLQKQTRKVTFEKTGNDLIATLKENEELRRVKPKYNSSIRKKLFNYGVFIKENKDGYLSLFIDKTTTTDQTIGTFSSYIAAKNFVHKTSKEFTLCNKVNYISEAKTNCGNYEDGTCNGACIKKEATEVYNARVKQVIETYSLAGKNILIKDKGREIGEYSAILIKNGEFKGYGYYNLNHQINNIHILESIITNMKSTQNTIHLILTYLRKNKRVQQIQLH, from the coding sequence ATGTACGTAATCTTAGATATTGAAACCACAGGTGGTAAATTTAATGAAGAAGGAATAACAGAGATTGCTATTCATAGATTTGATGGCCATAAAGTTGTAGATAAATTTATTAGTTTAGTTAATCCAGAAAAAGAAATACAGCCTTTTGTAGTAAAACTTACTGGCATTAATGACAAAATGCTACGTACCGCTCCTAAGTTTTATGAAATAGCCAAGCGGATTGTAGAAATTACAGAAGACGCAGTTCTTGTAGCACATAATGCACAGTTTGACTACAGAATTCTTAGAACCGAGTTTAGGCGTTTAGGCTATAATTTTGAACGCAAAACCTTGTGTACCGTTAACCTATCTAAAGAACTTATACCAGATAAAGAATCATATAGCTTAGGTAAATTGGTACGCTCACTAGGCATACCTGTTAGTGACAGACACAGAGCTAATGGAGATGCACTTGCTACATTACAATTGTTTAAACTATTGCTTGCTAAAGACTCTAACAAAAGCATTATTAAAACTGTTATAAAAGAAGGTTCTATGGGAGAACTTTCAGACAGACAAATAAATCTTGTAGAACAATTACCTAATGATACTGGAGTTTATTATATGTATGATAAAGATGGTGATTTAATTTTTTTGGGGAGATCTACAGATATTAAGAAAAAAGTAAACAAACACTTTACAGGCGTTTCTAATGTTGCTAAAAAACTACAAAAGCAAACACGTAAGGTTACATTTGAAAAAACAGGAAACGACCTAATTGCTACTCTAAAAGAAAACGAAGAATTACGCAGAGTTAAACCAAAATATAATAGTAGCATACGTAAAAAGCTATTTAATTATGGTGTTTTTATAAAAGAAAATAAAGATGGCTACTTGTCTTTATTTATTGATAAAACTACAACTACAGACCAAACAATAGGTACTTTTAGTAGTTACATTGCTGCTAAAAATTTTGTTCATAAAACCAGCAAAGAGTTTACACTTTGCAACAAGGTAAATTATATTTCTGAAGCAAAAACTAACTGTGGAAATTATGAAGATGGTACATGTAATGGTGCCTGTATAAAAAAAGAAGCCACAGAAGTTTACAACGCTAGGGTAAAACAGGTAATTGAAACATATAGCCTAGCCGGAAAAAATATATTAATAAAAGATAAAGGCAGAGAAATAGGTGAATATTCTGCTATTTTAATTAAAAATGGAGAATTTAAAGGCTATGGATATTACAATTTAAATCATCAAATAAATAATATTCATATCTTAGAATCTATTATTACCAATATGAAAAGTACCCAAAACACCATTCACCTAATTTTAACCTATCTTAGAAAAAATAAAAGAGTACAACAAATACAACTACACTAA
- the miaA gene encoding tRNA (adenosine(37)-N6)-dimethylallyltransferase MiaA, with protein sequence MTKTLIAVVGPTAIGKTKLAITLAQHFNTHIISADSRQFFKEMAIGTAVPDTNELAAAPHHFIQHKSILESYSVGDYEKEALYKLEQLFKENDIVILVGGSGLYVNAVTKGLDSFPKIDASVRADLNTLFKEKGIIALQTKLQALDPEYYTKVDKDNPHRLIRALEVCIGSGKPYSTFLNQEKPKRSFNTITVGIKADREIIYERINKRVDIMVQNGLLDEAKALTKHQNLNALQTVGYKELFQFFNHNWTLDFAISEIKKNTRRFAKRQLTWFNKNKETLWVNFNDNPKNIISKIEDKLQA encoded by the coding sequence ATTACTAAAACTCTAATAGCTGTGGTAGGACCTACTGCAATTGGCAAAACAAAATTGGCAATTACACTTGCTCAACACTTTAATACACATATAATTTCTGCAGATTCTCGTCAGTTTTTTAAAGAAATGGCTATTGGTACTGCTGTACCAGATACTAACGAACTTGCCGCTGCACCACATCACTTTATTCAACATAAAAGTATTTTAGAATCCTATTCTGTAGGCGATTATGAAAAAGAAGCTCTTTATAAACTAGAACAACTTTTTAAAGAAAATGATATTGTAATATTGGTTGGTGGTAGTGGTTTGTATGTAAATGCTGTAACTAAAGGTTTAGATAGTTTTCCTAAAATAGATGCTAGTGTTAGAGCAGATTTAAACACTTTATTTAAAGAAAAAGGTATTATTGCTTTACAAACTAAACTACAAGCTTTAGATCCAGAATATTACACCAAAGTAGACAAAGATAATCCACACAGGTTAATTAGAGCTTTAGAGGTATGCATTGGTTCTGGCAAGCCCTACTCTACTTTTTTAAATCAAGAAAAGCCTAAAAGATCGTTTAACACAATTACTGTTGGCATTAAGGCAGATAGAGAAATTATATACGAAAGAATTAACAAAAGGGTAGATATTATGGTGCAAAATGGCTTGTTAGATGAAGCTAAAGCATTAACAAAGCATCAAAACCTTAATGCTCTACAAACTGTTGGCTACAAGGAGCTATTTCAGTTTTTTAACCATAATTGGACGCTGGATTTTGCCATTTCTGAAATTAAAAAAAATACCAGAAGATTTGCTAAAAGACAATTAACTTGGTTTAATAAAAATAAAGAAACGCTTTGGGTAAATTTTAACGACAATCCTAAAAACATTATTTCTAAAATTGAAGATAAATTACAAGCATAA
- a CDS encoding DUF1015 domain-containing protein, translating to MANIKPFKAVRPTRDKVSLVASRSYQSYTQAEREARLDHNPYSFLHIVNPGYKYDKEISGVARYQLVKNRYSEFKEDGVFTQDASPYFYIYKVVDRDNQVFNGIVGAASVEDYKNNIIKKHEDTIASKEVVFKDYLKTVGFNAEPVLITYPDNTEVSSIIKKKQEERAEYEFTTTYRDTHYLWLITEKEAISAIVNAFKNIPTLYIADGHHRSSSSELLCLDCKEQNKAHNGTENYNFFMSYFIPESELKIHEFNRLVKDLNGLTKEEFLIQLDAIYRIENRGAIPYKPNKKHHFSMYLDGEFYSLHLRKSIYTFKNSLDKLDAQLLYNTILKPILGITDVRKNNRIDYLSGKKEIVSLVNKIDSGKFRVGFGMIPANIEELKSIADDGLKMPPKSTFIEPKLRSGVTIYEF from the coding sequence TTGGCAAATATAAAACCGTTTAAAGCTGTACGCCCAACCAGAGATAAGGTTAGTTTGGTTGCTTCACGTTCTTACCAAAGTTACACTCAGGCAGAGCGTGAAGCCAGGCTAGACCATAACCCGTATTCTTTTTTACATATTGTAAATCCTGGTTATAAGTATGATAAAGAAATATCTGGTGTAGCGCGTTATCAATTGGTAAAAAACAGGTATTCAGAATTTAAAGAAGATGGTGTTTTTACACAAGATGCTTCTCCTTATTTTTACATTTATAAAGTTGTAGACAGAGATAACCAAGTGTTTAATGGCATTGTTGGTGCCGCAAGCGTAGAAGATTATAAAAATAACATCATTAAAAAGCATGAAGATACTATTGCTAGCAAAGAGGTTGTTTTTAAAGACTATTTAAAAACTGTTGGTTTTAATGCAGAGCCTGTACTTATTACTTATCCAGACAATACAGAGGTTTCTTCTATCATAAAAAAGAAACAAGAAGAGCGTGCAGAATATGAGTTTACCACAACGTATAGAGACACGCATTACCTTTGGCTTATTACAGAAAAAGAAGCTATAAGCGCCATTGTTAATGCTTTTAAAAATATACCAACACTATATATTGCAGATGGTCACCACAGATCTTCATCATCAGAATTACTATGTTTAGACTGTAAAGAACAAAACAAAGCCCATAATGGTACAGAGAATTATAATTTTTTTATGAGTTACTTTATTCCTGAGTCTGAGCTTAAAATACACGAATTTAATAGGTTGGTTAAAGATCTTAATGGTTTAACTAAAGAAGAGTTTTTAATACAGTTAGATGCTATTTACCGTATAGAAAACAGAGGTGCTATACCATACAAACCAAATAAAAAACATCATTTTAGTATGTATTTAGATGGTGAATTTTATTCATTACACCTACGTAAATCTATTTATACGTTTAAAAATTCTTTAGATAAATTAGATGCGCAATTACTTTACAATACCATTTTAAAACCTATTCTTGGCATTACAGATGTACGTAAAAATAATAGAATAGACTACTTAAGTGGTAAAAAAGAAATTGTAAGTTTAGTTAATAAAATAGATAGTGGTAAATTTAGAGTTGGTTTTGGTATGATACCTGCCAATATTGAAGAATTAAAAAGCATTGCAGATGACGGTTTAAAAATGCCGCCAAAAAGCACTTTTATAGAACCAAAATTAAGAAGCGGTGTTACCATTTATGAATTTTAG
- a CDS encoding YggS family pyridoxal phosphate-dependent enzyme, protein MSIKQSLLEIKNSLPETVTLVAVSKTKPVSDLEEAYAAGQRIFGENKIQEMTQKWEVMPKDIQWHMIGHVQTNKVKYMAEYVSLIHGVDSLKLLKEINKQAKKYNRVINCLLQMHIAEESTKFGLDLEELNSLVSSDVFKTLENIKVVGLMGMATFTDNQNQVKKEFGTLKEVFSSLQSTKSTNLDVKILSMGMSGDYKIAIDQGSTMVRIGSSIFGSRNYI, encoded by the coding sequence ATGTCAATTAAACAGTCTTTACTAGAAATTAAAAATAGCTTACCAGAAACGGTTACACTTGTAGCTGTATCTAAAACAAAACCTGTTTCAGATTTAGAAGAAGCCTATGCTGCTGGACAGCGTATATTTGGCGAAAATAAAATTCAGGAAATGACCCAGAAATGGGAAGTGATGCCAAAAGACATACAATGGCATATGATTGGTCACGTACAAACCAATAAGGTAAAGTATATGGCAGAATATGTGTCTTTAATACACGGTGTAGACAGTTTAAAACTATTAAAAGAAATTAATAAGCAAGCAAAAAAATATAACAGAGTAATTAATTGCTTATTACAAATGCATATTGCAGAAGAAAGCACAAAGTTTGGTCTAGATTTAGAAGAACTAAATAGCCTTGTATCTTCTGATGTTTTTAAAACATTAGAAAACATAAAAGTGGTTGGCCTAATGGGTATGGCTACTTTTACAGACAACCAAAACCAAGTAAAAAAAGAGTTTGGTACGTTAAAAGAGGTTTTCTCTTCTTTACAAAGCACAAAATCTACTAACTTAGATGTAAAAATACTATCTATGGGTATGAGTGGCGATTATAAAATTGCTATAGACCAAGGAAGTACAATGGTACGTATAGGAAGTAGTATTTTTGGTAGCAGAAATTATATATAA
- a CDS encoding 3-hydroxybutyryl-CoA dehydrogenase: protein MKNIAVIGAGTMGNGIAHVFAQNNYKVNLIDIAQASLDKGLATITKNLDRMVAKEKISEADKNNTLANITLHTVLADGVNGVDLVVEAATENVDLKLKIFKDLDAICDAKTILATNTSSISITQIAAVTNRPEQVIGMHFMNPVPIMKLVEIIRGYNTSNEVTATIMELSTKLGKTPTEVNDYPGFVANRILMPMINEAIETLYNGVAGVEEIDTVMKLGMAHPMGPLQLADFIGLDVCLSILNVMYDGFKNPKYAPCPLLVNMVMAKKLGIKSGEGFYDYSESRKAEKVASQFAK from the coding sequence ATGAAAAATATAGCAGTTATAGGTGCAGGTACAATGGGTAACGGTATTGCCCACGTTTTTGCACAAAATAATTACAAGGTAAACTTAATAGACATTGCACAAGCATCTTTAGATAAAGGCTTAGCTACCATTACTAAAAATTTAGACAGAATGGTTGCTAAGGAAAAAATATCTGAAGCAGATAAAAACAATACTTTAGCTAATATTACACTACATACTGTACTTGCAGATGGTGTTAACGGTGTAGATTTAGTTGTTGAAGCTGCAACTGAAAATGTAGACTTAAAACTAAAGATTTTTAAAGATTTAGATGCTATTTGTGACGCTAAAACTATTTTGGCCACAAATACATCATCAATCTCTATTACACAAATTGCTGCGGTTACCAACAGACCAGAACAAGTAATTGGTATGCACTTTATGAACCCTGTACCTATTATGAAATTGGTAGAGATTATTAGAGGTTACAACACGTCTAATGAGGTTACTGCTACTATTATGGAGTTATCTACTAAATTAGGAAAAACACCTACAGAGGTTAATGATTATCCTGGTTTTGTTGCAAACAGAATTTTAATGCCAATGATTAATGAGGCTATAGAAACTCTTTACAACGGTGTAGCTGGTGTAGAAGAAATTGATACCGTTATGAAATTAGGTATGGCACACCCAATGGGACCATTACAATTAGCAGATTTTATTGGTTTAGATGTTTGCTTAAGCATTTTAAATGTAATGTACGACGGATTTAAAAATCCTAAATACGCACCTTGCCCACTATTAGTAAATATGGTAATGGCTAAAAAATTAGGTATAAAATCTGGAGAAGGTTTTTACGATTATTCAGAATCTAGAAAAGCAGAAAAAGTAGCTTCTCAATTTGCAAAATAA
- a CDS encoding response regulator transcription factor, translating to METVNKKILLVEDDPNFGIVLKDYLGMNNFDVVLAKNGMEGFEKFKKDIYDVCILDVMMPYKDGYTLAREIREKNENVPIVFLTAKTMKEDVLKGYKAGADDYLNKPFDSEVLLMKLKAILQRKSSNTMADSKKFEFTIGDFKLNSKLRFLKYKEEEAVKLSPKENDLLRLLALHENDLMPRELALTKIWRDDNYFTSRSMDVYIAKLRKYLKKDENVEILNIHGEGFRLVIKTEEES from the coding sequence ATGGAAACAGTAAACAAGAAAATACTTTTGGTAGAGGATGATCCAAATTTTGGAATTGTTCTTAAAGATTATTTAGGAATGAATAATTTTGACGTTGTTTTAGCTAAGAACGGAATGGAAGGTTTTGAAAAATTCAAAAAAGACATTTATGATGTTTGTATTTTGGATGTGATGATGCCTTACAAGGATGGATACACGCTAGCAAGAGAAATTAGAGAAAAAAATGAGAACGTGCCAATTGTTTTTCTTACTGCAAAAACAATGAAAGAAGATGTGCTTAAAGGGTACAAAGCTGGTGCAGATGATTATTTAAACAAGCCTTTTGATTCTGAAGTTCTTTTAATGAAACTTAAAGCTATTTTGCAAAGAAAGTCTTCTAATACAATGGCAGACAGTAAAAAGTTTGAGTTTACAATTGGTGATTTTAAATTAAATTCTAAACTTAGATTTTTAAAATATAAAGAAGAAGAAGCAGTTAAATTATCTCCTAAAGAAAATGATCTTTTACGTTTATTAGCTTTACATGAAAACGATTTAATGCCTAGAGAATTAGCATTAACTAAGATTTGGAGAGATGATAACTATTTTACATCTAGAAGTATGGATGTTTATATAGCTAAACTTAGAAAATATCTTAAAAAAGATGAGAATGTAGAAATTTTAAACATTCATGGTGAAGGTTTCCGTTTGGTTATTAAAACTGAAGAAGAGTCTTAA
- a CDS encoding Gfo/Idh/MocA family protein produces MLKVGVLGAGHLGKIHLRLLNESEKYSLVGFYDPDVINGKKVEAEFGYTYFDNINKLMDAVDVLDIVTPTLSHFDCAKKAIEKGKHIFIEKPITNTLAEAEELIELKNKHNVKGQVGHVERFNPAFSAVKNSIVTPMFIETHRLAEFNPRGTDVPVVLDLMIHDIDAILSVVNSEVKSINASGVSVISKSPDIANARIEFKNGCVANLTASRISLKNMRKSRFFQQDAYISVDFLEKKVEVVKMKDAPEQAGDFDMVLQNAEGEKKQIYFENPEVAGNNAILDELETFADAINNNTTPIVTLEQGTNALRVALQIIESF; encoded by the coding sequence ATGCTTAAAGTTGGAGTTTTGGGAGCAGGTCATTTGGGAAAAATCCATTTGCGTTTGCTTAACGAATCAGAAAAATATTCTTTAGTAGGGTTTTATGATCCAGATGTTATTAATGGTAAAAAAGTTGAAGCCGAATTTGGTTATACTTATTTTGATAACATAAATAAACTAATGGATGCTGTAGATGTTTTAGATATTGTTACACCTACACTATCTCATTTTGATTGTGCTAAAAAAGCCATAGAGAAAGGAAAGCACATTTTTATTGAAAAACCAATTACCAATACGCTGGCAGAGGCCGAAGAACTTATTGAACTAAAAAACAAGCACAATGTTAAAGGCCAGGTAGGACACGTAGAGCGTTTTAACCCTGCTTTTTCAGCGGTAAAAAATAGTATTGTAACCCCAATGTTTATAGAAACACATAGGTTAGCAGAATTTAATCCGCGTGGTACAGATGTTCCTGTGGTTTTAGATTTAATGATACATGATATAGATGCTATTTTAAGTGTAGTAAATTCTGAGGTTAAAAGTATTAACGCAAGTGGTGTATCTGTAATTAGTAAATCTCCAGATATTGCTAATGCACGTATTGAGTTTAAAAATGGTTGTGTTGCAAACCTAACCGCTAGTAGAATTTCATTAAAAAATATGCGTAAATCAAGGTTTTTTCAGCAAGATGCCTATATTTCTGTAGACTTTTTAGAGAAAAAGGTTGAAGTTGTAAAAATGAAAGATGCACCAGAACAAGCGGGTGATTTTGATATGGTTTTACAAAACGCTGAAGGAGAAAAGAAACAAATTTATTTTGAAAATCCTGAGGTTGCAGGTAACAACGCTATTTTAGACGAGCTTGAAACTTTTGCAGACGCCATAAACAACAACACTACTCCTATTGTTACACTAGAACAAGGAACAAATGCATTACGAGTAGCTTTACAAATTATAGAATCTTTTTAA
- a CDS encoding ion transporter yields the protein MKNEKPSKNWKAKIHEIIYGTHTPAGKLFDILLLVLIVYSVIIVMLESVPRFDTKHHRFLNISEWVVTILFSIEYILRVICINKPKKYVFSFFGIIDFLSTIPKYLAFFFVGSQYLTAFRALRLLRVFRILKLVRFVGESNKLINALRASRTKISVFVFFVLIISVLLGTLMYLIEGPEHGFNSIPHSVYWTIVTLTTVGYGDISPETPMGQFLATLIMIIGYGVIAVPTGIVSAEYASNLNPNKTMDEGRSCPNCSCEIKRSDADYCRKCGYKLTEDDDD from the coding sequence TTGAAAAACGAAAAACCATCTAAAAATTGGAAAGCTAAAATTCACGAAATAATTTATGGCACACACACACCTGCCGGTAAATTATTTGATATTTTATTGCTTGTATTAATTGTGTATAGCGTTATAATTGTAATGCTAGAAAGTGTGCCTCGTTTTGATACTAAACATCACCGTTTTTTAAATATATCAGAATGGGTAGTAACCATTTTATTCTCTATAGAATATATATTAAGGGTTATTTGCATTAATAAACCTAAAAAATACGTTTTTAGTTTTTTTGGTATTATTGATTTTTTATCCACAATACCCAAGTACCTTGCTTTCTTTTTTGTTGGGTCACAATACTTAACTGCTTTTAGAGCTCTACGCTTATTACGCGTATTTAGAATATTAAAATTAGTGCGCTTTGTTGGCGAATCTAACAAGCTAATTAATGCTTTAAGAGCTAGTAGAACAAAAATATCTGTATTTGTATTTTTTGTATTGATAATATCTGTACTACTAGGTACTTTAATGTATTTAATTGAAGGACCAGAACACGGTTTTAACAGTATACCACACAGTGTATATTGGACCATTGTAACACTAACCACAGTGGGTTATGGAGATATTTCTCCAGAAACACCAATGGGACAATTTTTAGCCACTTTAATTATGATTATTGGTTATGGAGTTATTGCAGTGCCTACAGGTATTGTATCAGCAGAGTATGCATCTAACTTAAACCCAAATAAAACAATGGATGAGGGTAGATCTTGTCCTAATTGTAGTTGTGAAATTAAAAGATCTGATGCAGACTATTGCCGCAAATGTGGTTATAAGTTAACAGAAGATGATGACGATTAA
- a CDS encoding S9 family peptidase, translating into MNTFKAAFCAVLSLGTITAVSAQDKLKEMPGYEQYIEIAPQIRRSIVTSPSYVKWNDEGTAFQYKKDGETKEFTIGKGETTATTKLKDDRYAKWANRPARGRQYASAESPNGKYKAFTKNRNMFYSNADGSDVVAITTEGNEENQLKFGIATWVYGEELSQNTAMWWSPDSKKVAFYKFDEKESKKYYVLYNQTQIQDSVEIEAYPKVGAKNLPVDLLVYDLETKKITELDLRDGKPYNDGDLGTYIYDISWTPDGKELLYHSTNRKQNIMELRAANPNTGASRTVIREEWLPSYTENSPEMHVLDNGKQFIWASERSGFNNYYLYDFSGKLVKQLTKHNFEVDGIVSIDEAKKVMYYTARSGENHMKIQLHTVKLNGSGDKRLTDPSFHHTVYMAPNHKYFVDVAETHNTAPVTNLRSIKGKKIAEIGTSDLSEFNKLGLKKVEAFTFTSADGKTELHGLLHFPSNFDPNKKYPLLLSNYGGPATNEFTERFTPPNALTEFGFLVAEVDGRNVKGRGKRLLDNLYQNLGFTEMDDFAAGIKSLYNRPYFNKNKVGVYGTSYGGTTSATLLLRYPDVFHAAVANSAVTDWRNYDNVYTERYMGLLDENKKGYEASSLITMAKDLEGELMIFFGTSDNNVHPANSLQFIKALQDAGKSFEVQIGPDKGHTAMDTRRMMEFFIEHLVLDKE; encoded by the coding sequence ATGAACACTTTTAAAGCTGCATTTTGTGCAGTATTATCTTTAGGTACAATTACAGCCGTATCTGCGCAAGATAAACTAAAGGAAATGCCTGGTTATGAGCAGTACATAGAAATAGCACCGCAGATTAGAAGGTCTATAGTTACTTCTCCATCCTATGTGAAATGGAATGATGAAGGAACTGCTTTTCAATACAAAAAAGACGGTGAAACCAAAGAGTTTACTATAGGTAAAGGTGAAACTACTGCTACAACTAAGTTAAAAGATGATAGGTATGCAAAGTGGGCTAACAGGCCAGCTCGTGGCAGACAATATGCCTCTGCTGAGTCTCCAAACGGAAAATACAAAGCATTTACTAAAAACAGAAATATGTTTTATAGTAATGCAGACGGTTCTGATGTTGTTGCAATAACTACCGAAGGTAATGAAGAAAACCAATTAAAGTTTGGTATTGCTACTTGGGTTTATGGAGAAGAATTAAGTCAAAACACCGCAATGTGGTGGTCTCCAGATAGTAAAAAGGTTGCTTTTTACAAGTTTGATGAAAAAGAGTCTAAAAAATACTATGTGTTATACAACCAAACACAAATACAAGATTCTGTAGAGATTGAAGCATACCCTAAAGTAGGCGCTAAAAATTTACCTGTAGATTTATTGGTGTATGATTTAGAAACTAAAAAAATTACTGAATTAGATCTTAGAGACGGTAAACCTTATAACGATGGTGATTTAGGTACTTATATTTATGACATTAGCTGGACACCAGATGGTAAAGAACTATTGTACCACAGTACAAACCGTAAGCAAAATATTATGGAGCTTAGAGCTGCTAATCCAAATACAGGAGCGTCTAGAACTGTAATTAGAGAAGAGTGGTTGCCAAGTTATACAGAAAACAGTCCTGAAATGCACGTTTTGGATAATGGAAAGCAATTTATTTGGGCATCTGAGCGATCTGGCTTTAATAATTACTATTTATATGATTTTAGCGGAAAATTAGTAAAGCAATTAACAAAGCATAATTTTGAGGTAGATGGTATTGTTAGCATAGACGAAGCTAAAAAAGTGATGTATTATACTGCGCGTAGTGGAGAAAACCATATGAAAATACAGTTGCATACTGTAAAATTAAATGGTTCTGGAGATAAAAGATTAACAGACCCTTCTTTTCATCATACTGTATATATGGCGCCAAACCATAAGTATTTTGTAGATGTTGCAGAAACACACAATACTGCACCTGTAACTAACTTAAGAAGTATAAAAGGAAAAAAAATAGCAGAAATTGGTACATCAGACCTATCAGAATTTAATAAGCTAGGTTTAAAAAAGGTAGAAGCTTTTACTTTTACATCTGCAGACGGTAAAACGGAGCTTCACGGATTATTACACTTTCCTTCTAATTTTGATCCAAATAAAAAATACCCACTTCTTTTAAGTAATTACGGAGGACCTGCAACTAATGAGTTTACAGAACGTTTTACACCACCTAACGCATTAACAGAGTTTGGCTTTTTAGTAGCAGAAGTAGACGGAAGAAACGTTAAAGGTAGAGGTAAAAGGTTATTAGATAATTTATACCAAAACTTAGGTTTTACAGAGATGGATGATTTTGCTGCAGGTATAAAATCTTTATATAACAGACCTTATTTTAATAAAAACAAAGTAGGTGTTTATGGTACGTCATATGGTGGAACTACATCTGCAACCTTACTATTACGTTATCCAGATGTTTTTCATGCAGCAGTTGCAAACTCTGCTGTAACAGATTGGCGCAATTATGACAATGTGTATACAGAGCGTTATATGGGCTTGTTAGATGAAAATAAAAAAGGATATGAGGCAAGTAGCTTAATTACTATGGCTAAAGATTTAGAAGGAGAATTAATGATTTTCTTTGGTACTAGTGATAACAATGTACACCCAGCAAACTCATTACAATTTATAAAAGCATTGCAAGATGCTGGTAAGAGTTTTGAAGTGCAAATTGGTCCGGATAAAGGACATACAGCTATGGATACCAGAAGAATGATGGAATTTTTTATAGAGCATTTAGTTTTGGATAAAGAGTAA